The DNA sequence CAGCACGAAGTACCCGCCGTTCTCCCACAGCGGCATTTCGCTGACCGCGGTGATCGAGCCGACCATGCCGCCTTCGTCCATCTCCACGCAGTGGAACGACGACTGCGGCGGGACGACCATCATCGACGCGCCCGCGTCGGTGTTCGAGAACCGCTCGATCATGTCGGGCAGCGGGACGTCGGACAGGACGTCGGCGTAGTTCGCGAGGAACATTTCGTCGCCGTCGAGGTAGTCGCGGACGCGGCGCAGGCGCTCACCGATCGGCGACTCGATACCGGTCTGCACGAAGGTGATCGTCCAGTCGGCGATGTCGGTCGACAGCAGCTCCGCCTGCCCGTTGCGCAGGATGAAATCGTTGGAAATGGTTTCCTGGTAGTTCAGGAAGAAGTTCTTGATGTGCGCCGCGCCGTAGCCGAGGCACAGGATGAATTCGGTGTGGCCGAAATGCGCGTAGTAGCGCATCACGTGCCAGATGAGCGGTCTCGGCCCGACCATCGCCATCGGCTTCGGGACGTCGTCGGCCGCGCCGTTGCGCATCCGCATCCCGTAGCCACCGCAGAAGAGAACGACCTTCACGTCACTGCACCTCGACGATTTCCAAGTGGGGGATCGGGAACACGAGCTTTCCGCCCCAGGCCCCGATGTAGGAGAGTTGTTCGGTCAGTTCCTCCCGGAGGTTCCACGGGAGGACGAGCACGTAGTCGGGCCGATCGGCTTCGATCCGCTCCGGCGGCAGCACCGGAATGCGCGTACCCGGGGTGAACCGGCCGTGCTTGTACGGGTTGCGGTCGACCGTGTACTGCAGCAGGTCCGTCCGGATGCCGCAGTGGTTCAGCAGGGTGTTGCCCTTGCCGGGGGCGCCGTAGCCGACGACGGTCTTCCCGTCGTTGCGCGCCTCGATGAGGAACTTCAGCAGGTCCAGCCGCACGCGGGTGACGCGCTCGGCGAACTCGGTGTACCCGGACAGCTCGTGCAGCCCGGCCGCCTTCTCGCGCTCCAGCACGTCGGTCATCCGCTCGCTGGGCTCGCCCGCCACCTCGGCCGGCCGCGCCCACAGCCGGATCGACCCGCCGTGCGTCGGCACGAGTTCGACGTCGACCACGGTCAGGCCGCCGGTCGCGAGGGCGCGCCGCGCGGATTCGACCGTGTAGTACTGGAAGTGCTCGTGGTAGATCGTGTCGTACTGGTTCTTTTCGATCAGCGTGAGCAGGTGCTGGACCTCGATGGAGACCCAGCCGTCGTCGGCGACCAGCGCCCGCAGGCCCTTCGTGAAGCCGAGGACGTCGGGGATGTGCGCGTAGACGTTGTTCGCGGCGACGAGGTCCGCGGGCCCGTGCTCCTCGCGGACCTGCAGGCCGGTTTCTTCGGAGAGGAACGCGGTCAGGGTGGGCACGCCGGCGTCGCGCGCGGCTTGCCCGACGTTCACCGAAGGTTCCACGCCCAGACACCGGACACCGTGGCCGACTACGTGCTTGAGCAGGTAACCGTCGTTGCTCGCGACCTCGACGACGAAGGACTTTTCGCCGAGCCCGAGCCGCTCGACCGCGCCGTCGACGAACCGCTTCGCGTGCTCGACCCACGACGTCGAGAAGGACGAGAAGTAGGCGTACTCGGTGAAGGTTTCGTCGGGGTCGATCAGCGGGGGGATCTGGGCGAGCCAGCAGTCGGTGCACACCTTCAGGTGGAGCGGGAAGGTGGCTTCCGCCTCGTCGAGCTGTTCGGCGGTCAAGAATCGCTCACACGGGGGAGTCGCGCCGAGGTCGACGACGCTGGCCGTGTTTGTCGAACCGCAGAGTCGACATGTGGTCATCTACCAGGCTCCTTGGCTCGCGGTCGCGATGTGCGCTTAACACGTCGAGCAGGAACGGATCGCCGTTACAGCGACGCGTGTGGGCCTGGTGGACCGATTCGGAACCGCAACCTGGAGCGGCAAACTGTGGCGGAGATCACCGAGGGTACCCGTCCGGACCCGTAACGTCCACAGTGGACCGGTCCTAGGCTGGTCGGATGACTTCGGAGACGGGTCCCCGCCTGAGCGCGGTCGCGGGTGTGGTGCTGACGATCCGCTTCCTCACCGAGCTGGCCCTGCTCGGCGGCCTGGCGCTGGCGGGCACCCAGCTCGGCAGCGGCGTGGCGCTGGCGATCGTCGACGCCGTCCTGCTGCCGCTGGTGGCCGCCGCGCTCTGGGGTCTGTTCATCGCTCCGCGCGCCCGCCGCCGGCTCCCGGAACCGGCCCGCTTCCTGGTGGAGTTCGCCCTGTTCGCGGGCACCGGCGTGGTGCTGGCGCTGGTCGGGTGGGTGGTCGCGGGGATCGCGCTGGCGGTGGTCGGCATCGGCGTCGCGGCGCTGACCCGCGTCGTCGCGAAGGACGGTTGATTTTACTGTTCGATTACCCGCCGCTCTGCCGTTAGCGTGATGAACAGAAAGCGTTCCGTCACCGGGGAGGGTGAGGTGGGCACGCTGCGGGTGGATTTTTCGGCGCTGCGGGACCAGGCACAGGCGCTCGACACCGCCTTCGACCAGGCGGAAGAGCTGCTCACGCGGCTCGAACAGGAATTGAGGGACGCGCTCGGCGAGTGGCTCGGCGACGGGCAGTCCGCCTTCGCGCGGCGGTACGCCGACTGGGTGGCCGCGGCGCGCGAACTGCACGCCGATCTGCCGCGAATGCGGGACCTCGTGCTGACCGCGCACGACAACCACGGTGCCGCGCTGTCGGCGAACCTGGACATCTGGCGTGGCGCGGATCGATGACGGCGGGGCGCCGCAGGGCGTCGTCGACGTCACCCCCGAGGACTTCCACGCCGTCGCGCTGGACTTGGCCGACGGGCAGGAGCGGCTGCACCGGATCCGGCTGGACCTGTTCGCGGCGCTGGACGGAAACGCCGGCGCGGCGGGTGCGGGTGACGGAGCGGAGGCCTTCGACCGCGGGTACCGGAGCGCGATGCGAACGGCGGTCGCGGCGTTCTTCCGCGCCTACGACGTGCTCGGCTCGGTCGCCGCGGGGATCGATCAGGCCGGTCTGAACCACTGGACCGCGGACAACCGGTCCCACCCCCGGCCGGGCGAGCCGCCGTGGACGCCGCTCGTTCCGCCGAAAGCAGGCGGTGACCCGGCGTGGCCGAGCCTGCTGGGCGCGGAGCAGTGGTGGCTGCCGCACGAGATCGCGCGGTACGTGCCGAACGCCGACACGGGCAGGCTGACGAACATCCAGATGGCGTTCGAGCAAGCCGGCGACGCCGTCCGAGCGCTGGTGGCCGACCTCAAGAACCGCATGTTCACGCTGGTGGAGAACAACGACTCCGCGGACGTGGATGCGCTCAACGCCTTCTGGGATCGGTTGGCGGGCGGCCATGATTCCGCGATCTTCTTCGTGCTCCCGCAATTTCTCGAAAAACTGTCGACGGCTTTCGCGGACTTCCGCGTCTGGGTCGTCGACACCCGCCAGCGCATCGAAGACTCGGTCCGCGACGTGGTCGACGGCGCCGGGCTCGGGCTCGCGATCGCCGGCATCGTCAGCATCCTCACCGAGGGCGCGTTCGACGTCCTCGCGGGCGCGGCCGAACTACTGGGGATCGACGTCATCGGCGTGCTGGCGGCCCCGATCGCGGAGCTGTCGGCCGGCGCGGTGGCAACGCTCGAAGGCGCGGAAGTCCTCGGCGCGGTCGCGGGCGGGCTGACGGCCATGGCGATGGCGATCGAGAACACCCCGGAGCCGAACATCGAGCAGGCGGACACCGCGAAGCTCGGGGACGAGCTCGGTGAGCAGCCCTCGCGGAAGCCGGAGCCGAAGTACCCCGAAAAGCAGCTGCAAAGTCATTTCAAACACGCGAAGGACTTCGGAG is a window from the Amycolatopsis sp. cg9 genome containing:
- a CDS encoding colicin D domain-containing protein, with product MPRCRRTWTSGVARIDDGGAPQGVVDVTPEDFHAVALDLADGQERLHRIRLDLFAALDGNAGAAGAGDGAEAFDRGYRSAMRTAVAAFFRAYDVLGSVAAGIDQAGLNHWTADNRSHPRPGEPPWTPLVPPKAGGDPAWPSLLGAEQWWLPHEIARYVPNADTGRLTNIQMAFEQAGDAVRALVADLKNRMFTLVENNDSADVDALNAFWDRLAGGHDSAIFFVLPQFLEKLSTAFADFRVWVVDTRQRIEDSVRDVVDGAGLGLAIAGIVSILTEGAFDVLAGAAELLGIDVIGVLAAPIAELSAGAVATLEGAEVLGAVAGGLTAMAMAIENTPEPNIEQADTAKLGDELGEQPSRKPEPKYPEKQLQSHFKHAKDFGVDSNWSRAAAKEYEQALRRFAEDPANEVNLAGTYRGDPAILIYNRSSRVCEVLRPDGTYWTGWKLNPQQLENVVKRGSL
- a CDS encoding WXG100 family type VII secretion target produces the protein MGTLRVDFSALRDQAQALDTAFDQAEELLTRLEQELRDALGEWLGDGQSAFARRYADWVAAARELHADLPRMRDLVLTAHDNHGAALSANLDIWRGADR
- a CDS encoding class I SAM-dependent methyltransferase, with amino-acid sequence MTTCRLCGSTNTASVVDLGATPPCERFLTAEQLDEAEATFPLHLKVCTDCWLAQIPPLIDPDETFTEYAYFSSFSTSWVEHAKRFVDGAVERLGLGEKSFVVEVASNDGYLLKHVVGHGVRCLGVEPSVNVGQAARDAGVPTLTAFLSEETGLQVREEHGPADLVAANNVYAHIPDVLGFTKGLRALVADDGWVSIEVQHLLTLIEKNQYDTIYHEHFQYYTVESARRALATGGLTVVDVELVPTHGGSIRLWARPAEVAGEPSERMTDVLEREKAAGLHELSGYTEFAERVTRVRLDLLKFLIEARNDGKTVVGYGAPGKGNTLLNHCGIRTDLLQYTVDRNPYKHGRFTPGTRIPVLPPERIEADRPDYVLVLPWNLREELTEQLSYIGAWGGKLVFPIPHLEIVEVQ
- a CDS encoding YrdB family protein; translated protein: MTSETGPRLSAVAGVVLTIRFLTELALLGGLALAGTQLGSGVALAIVDAVLLPLVAAALWGLFIAPRARRRLPEPARFLVEFALFAGTGVVLALVGWVVAGIALAVVGIGVAALTRVVAKDG
- a CDS encoding glucose-1-phosphate cytidylyltransferase, which produces MKVVLFCGGYGMRMRNGAADDVPKPMAMVGPRPLIWHVMRYYAHFGHTEFILCLGYGAAHIKNFFLNYQETISNDFILRNGQAELLSTDIADWTITFVQTGIESPIGERLRRVRDYLDGDEMFLANYADVLSDVPLPDMIERFSNTDAGASMMVVPPQSSFHCVEMDEGGMVGSITAVSEMPLWENGGYFVLRQEVFDHIPENGDLVADGCGELAKRGRLLAYPYRGFWKPTDTVKERAALDDAYTRGKKPWALWEQPVASTA